In Setaria italica strain Yugu1 chromosome IX, Setaria_italica_v2.0, whole genome shotgun sequence, the genomic stretch TTGATTAACATCATACTTCAGCACATTAAACAAATGGCAGCTAAGGAAATTATGATTCCTGTACTCAGCTCTTTGCAATGATGCCTTTCTTAAGGCTTCAAAACAAGTTTTACTATTTTGCAAATTTCCTAATCAGTAACTTACTGGTATAATAACTTACACACTAAATCTTAATGGTAACAGAAAGGAAGCCAACATAAAGTGCTCTTTGGTTGTGACTGTTAAGGGAGCTAAATGTTATAGGCTTAGCTTTTCACCTATGAGTAGCACATTCAACGTAATGCCTAAAGCGGTTATATCATGAAGGTAACTGGAACATTGATGCTGCAGGACATTGGGTTTTGTACGCATAGACAGATCTGAGACAACATATGTAGCAGCCAGAGGTTAGCAATAGTCCAACCGTCACTATTCTCATATCAAGGACGGAACATGATATTACCATCATTGGCAAACTGCATATGCATCTATGATGTCCAAATGAAAGAAGACGATATTGACATATTAACAAACAAATACTGTTGTTGTTTGAAGCTACTTCTCTACAGACATTAGTTTACCAATAATCAGAAAGTGCACAAACATCAAAGAGTATCATGAACAGAATAACTAATGATTACCTGATACGTCATAGTAACGGCAGTTCCCTGTTAATGTCCCAACCACTGCACCCTGAATGAAACCAGCACAAGTATGAACTATTAACTTCCAGGTGCATAAGACAATCACTTGGTAAAATTTGATTATTGCAATGATATTTGAACAAACCTTTCCATCAGGGCGGTAACAAACTGCAGTGACTATCTCTTTGCTGTCAGCCCAGTCCACAACTTGGCATCTTGGAACATCCCAAATACGCACCATCCCATCAATACAACCACTGATGAAATAATCGTCATTTGTAGGTTTAAACTGGATGCATGTCACTGCATAATAGAAATATCCAAAATGTCAGCATGGGGTGCTAAAGAGCCAGGCAGTGTAATCCAGCAGTTACAGGGAAGGGAAGATAGTTTACCATAGTTATTGTGGGAGAAAACCTTCAGACAACTATTGCACCCAACCTTCCACAATCGAACAGTTTTGTCCATGGACGCAGAAAGCAATTCCTGCATAAAGCAAGTAAAAGTTATATGACCAAAACAGCCATGGGTGCATAGAAACACTGTTTAACTTCAACTCACCCTATTCTTTGACCATGAAAGATCCAAGATGACATCATCATGCCCATGGAATTCATGCACAGGATCCTCAGATAGCGCAAAGGTTCGGTGAGGAATCAGAACACAGGCTGGATCTGCAGCCCCCTTTGAACTCTTGCTATGCTTGCTCTTACCCCCTTCGCAGGAACTGATGGGAGCCAATTCTGAGTTTTCGTTGACTGTGAAGAACACACATGAAGGATCATCCTCAACAAAATCACGGTCATCAGGCCTCTCGCCTTCCACGACCCGCCACACACGAACAACACCGTCCTCACCTCCAGTAGCGAGATACTGGCCATCAGGGCTAAACTTCATGGTCACAATAGCACCTTCATGTGCCTTGATGACTTGGCCCTTGTACACTGCAGATAATTCCTTTGACCGCTTCTTGTATGGTCTCACCTTGACCCTATCAACCTTCCCAGAGCAGCTCCGGCAAGAACTGGAGGATGTTGAATTGATCTCATCATCTTCCTCTGCATCGACAACACAAGCACCAATGCCCAGCCTCCGCAGCCATCCAAGCCTTCTCCTCCACTTTCTCCTCATCAGAGTCTTCTCCGGGGTGGAAGGTTCATCTGAATCATCCACCCTCCGCATCAGCTCACGGATGAAAGGTGATGAGCCAAAGGTCTGCTCGAATTCTGCTGCAGTTACTGTCCGGTTGGACCGCCTCTCCCTAAGGCTCCGGAAGCTCCCATCCTTGCCCATCTCGTCGACCACAAACACTGTGCCATCGTCCAGGTTCTTGAAGACGCACTCCAACTCCTCCGTGCCAGCGCCATCGTCACCGGATGCTGTCGGCTCCCCTCCCCTACACGCAAAGGTAGGGGCGGCTGAGAACAAGTCGGCACTGGGGCTGGCCGGTAGGATCTCTTCGGTGGCCTCAAGCCTCGAGCACGGCTCCTCGTCCGCCCGGGCGCCGTGGGAGCTCGGATCCAAGAGGCCCATGGACTTGGCGAACCTCTGGCGGCGCTCCTGGACGCTGCACGGGTCCCTGACCCAGACCTCGAGCAGCGACTCGTCAAAGAGGCACCCGTCGTCGCGACGACCGGaactcgccggcgacgagacGGACGCCGGCGACAGGACCTCCCTCGAGTCAAAGAACTCCTCTTGCTCTTCCCCGGCACCCAAGAAGCGCGCCATGGACACGGACTCGCACCGGGCTGCAAGAAGAGAGCTCGACGAAATCACCACGCTGATCTCCGGGGGCCCAAGAACTCGAGGCAGCGCTCCGGCTGCATCAAGGAGGAGaactcgccggcgacggctgcAAGCGAAGGGTACGGGCGGATCTCGCGGTTCTTGGATCTCGGGAGAGTCGCGCGTGCTTCCCCTTATGGCGCGCGCCCACTGCGGCTGGCGTCCTGCCTGCCTCTCCGATCCTTggctcttctctctctccgcttGGGGATGGATGATGATGTACCAGTTGGGTTTCGGGGGTTCTCGCAACTCTCAAGAAGGGAACCAACCAACAACAACCAAAAGCTAATGAGTGGAGAAGAGTAATAAAAAGCAGAGGACGACGAGGGagacggaggagagagagcgcgcGATGGGCGATGGTGGGATGGATGGGGACCGTGATCTCTGGGATCGGTTGGGAACAGGAGGATTTGGAGGGAGGCAGGAGGCTCGCCACGccagggaggggaggggacggATCGGAGTCGGAGGCGGCAAAGCCGCGACGAGGGCCAAACAATAGGACTGAAAGTGCTCGCTCGCCTTTTTATTTGTCCATTTTGACTCGCTACACGCACGGCACGGTATATCGTTCATTTACTTTCTTGGCAGAATTTTGCTCGAAAAATTGTCCAGATCGGGAGCAGCTGGTTATCATAATCGCAGCAACAATATAATGTCACGTTATTGTTCTAAATCGGATTGTAgtctttttactaagatcatgaTCACTAAAAACGCATGTTCAAATCATAGAATCAGATCCCTCAATTAAGATCGTAAAAGCATGCAGTCGTAATTTCAACATTCATGTACATAACTTGGTTAATACTACATGACTCCAGTGGTGGTTTTAgctaaaaaaaaaatggatgctGTATACACAATAGAATCGTAATTTCCAACAACCACGTACAGAAAGGTATATTTTCTCAGTAAAACCCCAGAGAAGTCTCACGCGCGATCTCTGGTCTTTCGTGTGTCATTTTCGCTGACCACGGACCAGGTTTCAACTGGGCTTGTTGGTGGTGATTTCTAGGATGGCTGCAATTCTGCGGTTGAAACGTATTCTCCTCCACCTCTGTCTCAATTTAATGAGCTTTCTGTCATTGTTTATTTCAGAAAGCGATATAATTGGTGTGCTGTTTGAAGCATTGCATGATGCATGTGTAATCTAATATTTCAGTGGTGGAGACAAATTAGCTCGGTTGAGTGGGGATTTTCAGATGGAAAGCTTGGAATGTCCAGCATCGCAATTATTAATACCCAATTTAATTGATCTGACTAGTAGCTAGCTGCTCATGTTAGGACGGGCCCCATCAAATTATCAGTACGTCATCTTTGAGCAGAATTATTGGCACATCCTTGAACCTGAGTCCTCCATTTCTGCAGCTGCATGCACACTTCATGGCAATGGATTTAATTtgttatatatctatatatccCTGTACGATTTAATTTATTATATATTGATCAATCCCATAATATTGAATCTGATGCCTCCCATCCAAAACAGCATATGCTGCCGCATGTTTGTTTGTTGTAGCAGGACACCTCAACTTTTCTTTAGTGAAGCAAACTGTCTTTGATTTGTTTGAGCCGATAAAGTAAAATTCGAACCCCATGATCCGAAAACATAAATAAATGCAAATGTGGAACCACAACAAATTAATTTGGGGAAAAAAACACAACAGACTGAGCCGGTTCCTGTCTCTGTTGCAAATAGAAACCCACAGCAAAAATGGTGCCGGGATAGCCTTGGAGGCGTCGACACTTGTGCAGTTGAACTCGCACTCGTTTCGGCCAGGCAGGTGGCAACTGGTCCAAGTCAATGGAGGCGGTGGCATGTCCATTTTAGAATTATACTCTCCACATGCCTAACCTTTCACTGCAATGTGTGTACGTCATCTGGATCCTCTGTGGTGCAATACCTGATGCTCCACAGTGCACGTATATGACATGTACAGCCAACCATGCACGAAGCTCACACGAGTCTAGTCTATATACATTTACTTTAAATGTATTATTTAGAATTTTTAGATCATTACATCTTGATCGATTACATCTTAAATGTATTATTTAGATTTGATTCCTAATTATACACGTACGCCTCTAATAATTTTGGAGCCATTATTAGTGCTGCTACTTGcatttgttcatttttttttaaagataatGGCATTTGCTGTTGCATGCACTCCGATAAAACAAGACTTGCTGTCTGTTTCCAGGTTGACACGCAGATGAACGCagctgttgttttagtttttatagTCTATATATCTCTCCAACGGCATCTGCGCAACCAGTGGTTGCTGATCAGATCAGTAGAGGTTGCACGCGATCTTTGTTAGCTGTTGGTAATTGAAATGAAATCTAGCCTGTGTATATGCTAATTGGTAGTACTAATCTTGAGCCTAATCTTGCTGCTGGTGTGCGTTATTGTTAGTCGGTAAGGGACACTGTCAGTTGCTCTCTTTCTTTAATTTCACAGGAGGCCGTTGAGATAGCGAGGCCTCCTGTTAGTAGTTAGGTAGAGTGTTAGGAGGGACACTGGTTTTGATGATAGAGTTGATTAGGCAGCTTAACTCTGACTGATTAATATCATAATCTACGGGTAAGCAAAGCAGGGTGATTATGGCCGTTAAGACAGCTGATCAAACAAGAAAGCTGATGAAAATTCTATTTTATTTGCTTAAGCAGTCAAGTTGGTGGTGAGCGAGACGTGCCACTACTCTTTTGGGTGCAGGTTATTTTCCATCATATCCTTCCTACATACGACTAATCAAATACAGATAATTTAAGTCATGAAGTGGCAGTAACAATATAATCTAGAGCAGGAATTGAAGTACCTCCAGCCCCGCCGGAGCTCGGTGGCCCGCCACGAGCTGGTGCTCCTCGCCGGGGTCGCGCTCCTTGACCGCCCCGGTGAGAGGAAGATGGCTGCGTCGCAGTCGGGGGCGGTCTGCTCTGGCGCGTTCCACAGCGTACAATAGGCTGATGTGGTAGTGCGCGTCCGCGTCGGCCAGACTCACCGCGTGGTGCCGTGCGTGCCTTTGGTGGAGGAAGGAGTCACCGGTCAGCGGCTGGCGATCGCTCTCGCTGTGGCCTGGGCCGGGGCGGTGGTGCCTTGTAGCTGCTGCCTGCTATCTACGTGTTGGTAGGCCACCAATTATCTATCTACCTGCCTATAGTATACGGATCGGAGCTGATCCATCGATCCcagcgctgctgctggtggtggtgctgtcTCACCCATCCCAGCAGGCACAACCGAGCCAAGCATtcaccatccatccatccatctatcCATGGAAAGAAGAAGCAACCACGCGACTCAATCGCTTGTTCGATCCGCGCCCGTGCGACACGACCTTTCATGTGGTCACGTCCGCTACACATCACGCGCGCGCCATCGTCGACGCCCTAGCTAGCTATAGCTAGCCTTTACCGTACGTACGTGTTGGTCCACGAGACCACAAACTCGTTGCATCACCGTCACATTTTCTTAAGTAAGCTAGTAACCATCTGGTGCTTTGCGCTGCTTTAGACGTATCATATATGGAGGAGAGCAATGCTTGCTAGCTGGAGGAGCTGGAGATTCTTCTTCTCAATTCGTGTCTTTCCGGCCTTACCTCTTTTAGCTTTTTCCCTGATGAGGCGATCGATGAACGTGCATGCTACCTGCCTGGATGAAAGACGACCACTGATTGAATGGAAAGTAGTAGAACAAGACGAGTTAGGGGTCAAATGGCACTGTTAGTCCTATACTCCCTACTCCTATACATGTAGGTTCTATTGATTCGCCTGCTGCTTTATGTGCGATCTCTCTCGGCCGGTCGCTTTTAAGCACCAACACTATACACAACAGTGCTGCCTAAGCTCTCTACCatatcttcatcatcatcagctAGCTACCGTACCACATCACACGCGTTTACATCATGCAAGATCGTCGAGCGATTGCGATATGGTCGTTGGAAAGGCGTTGTTGCAGTGTGAAACCACTGGTCTTCTTTGGAAGGTCATTCCCGGTAGTCAGGCTTTCAGCTTTGACAAAACAAATCAGCAATAATCAAATGTGTAATGAAGACAGTCCCCAGGATTAGAGCTGAGGGATCCGACGACCAAGGATATATATAGTATCAATGGTAGCTATAGCTATTAGCTAGTAGCACGCAGCAGCTACGACCGGATCCATTATTGAACAGTCTCGCTCCCTGATAGACTGCGTTGACTCGATCCGCGTGGCTGATAGATGAAACATTCGTTCTAAATTTGGACAAAGATTCAGTTTGTCCAGCCTTCATCATCTACCTGCTACAATTTCGTATTCCATCTGCTTCGATGCATAGCTGATGCCCAAGAAACTTCCTGCGCCCCTACCTAGTTCGTTGGGTAGCTAGGTCTCTTTCTCTTGTGTTGTCACATTGTATTGTCACAATAGGAAGAACATGATGATCTGCTAGATGATCTTTCTTTAAGCACGACTTTCCAAATTAGACTGTTATTCCACCTCATAGGTCTCCCTTTCCTTTCCCACCGGAAGTTTCTCAGGGAATCAGTCGACCATTCtgccaaaattaattaaaacaaCCGATTTTCGAGCAAATATGTCTCCCTTCTTAGTTCTTTCTCCCATGCATTTTTCCAAAGTTGAATAAGTATATAGCTTTGCTACTGCGCATCCACAATATACAGAAGATACTTTTCATTACAGTTGCTACACATGCATACCTGGGCTGCAATAATGTTTATTATTACTGCAACTAACATGCATGTTGACAGCGGCTGAGATTGATCTTGATAGCAAATAATTAAATTATAACGAGTAGTACTAAGAAAAATCAAATCAACAGCTTGAAGCATACTCTAgctgaaaggaaaaaaaagaatagctAAGTAGACCTTTTTGCATTAAACTTCCATGTGccatcatgcatgcattttctgatgATTAATTGTAGAACGTACACTATCAGTACTAGCTGGCTAGTATACTTGTCCTCCCCTAAACGGCAAATAGAATTCCACTGACATTCTCCACTTCTTCCCTACtacctccatcccaaaaagCAAGTCATTTCGTAATTCAAAATCTACCCCAAAATAAGTCATCATACTCAATTTGGCATATGTACATATGGACGTGGACATGCATCGGTCAATTAGTACCAAAGTCAATTAGTACCAAATATGAGCAATCGAGGTCATTTTATCTCTTATTAATCTGTCCAAAAATTCTTAGGATGACTTTTTTTTTGATAGAGTAAGTATGTGAAAACAGTTCCTCAATTCATTACCGCGCTGTGTAATAATCTTTTCACATCCTGATACTGGTGGAGTAAACCAGAGGACACGGACACGGTCTGTGTCGTGTACTTGTACAACTAAGGAGCGAGGGAGCTAGGGTAAAAACATGTGGTCTCGGTTATCGCCGGCAACCACGTTTCTAATGAGGTGGGTCTTGGTACTCCTTGTCTACAAAATTATCCCCTAGCTCACGGAGCAATctagctatttttttttcaagttaaACCAGTAGTGTCCTGCGCTCTAATCAAGGTTCTGCTAGCAGTGTGCTTAACGAGAGTGAGATAATTAAACAAGTTAAGCAAGAAACCAAGTGTGATGTGATGTAACATGGCACCTTCCTCGATCAATGGAACTAACAGCCTGATTAAgttaaagaaaagaaagaaattaattAGTAGGCGGAAACACAAGTACAGCGTTGTCGTCATTAGCTTTGGCTCCCAGTGCAGGTGCTGCTGCCTTCCTGCCTTGTTAACACCAATAACTCGAGCACCTTTCGGTTCCACCGTGCTAAAAAAAGTTGCTTAGCTAGCCAGGTTTCCCTGCTGCTAATCATGGCCACCACATGTGACCAGCGCTGCTAATCACATGCGTTAAGGTTTCCCTGCCTGCGCCCCTCCGCCTTGTTTATTAGGAGCGAGGGGAATCAACTCGCTGATGGGCTTGCGATTCTACGCGGAATTGATCGAGGAGAGCTAGCCAGCTAGCTTTCGCGGCATCTGGAATTTACAATTCATGCCGGGTtatcgccgcggcggccggccgcctAGTACGGCTTCCTCCCTCCTGCATCTGCGTGCATGTGAGGTGCTGCAGGCTAATTACTGCATCTCCTGGCTGAGGCTTTGCAGGCTAGATACAGTTGCGACTGTTCACTGCTCGCATGTGCTTCTCATCAAGCTCTTGCTCTTCGGCCCACGCATGGCAGTAGAGAGCTGAGctagacgacgacgacggattAGCGCACGCGCCTCCAAATTCAGCCGCATGCCAGCAGCATCAGCTGCGTGTTTGTGAGCTCTGCTTCCGGGTTTCCATTTCCTCATCAGCTCAAGTTGCAGGGAGAGGGCAGATTCAATCTTCACCAGTATGTGTGCGTCCTTGATCTGTGGCTCCTGTACATGCATGGAGAAGTAAGCATGCACAATCTTCAGCACTGTGCCAAACCTGCCATTACAGGCTTCCTTTTGATGAGCTTCTCTACTACTGTCCATCAATTCGTATATAATGCAAAATGCGAGCTTGGCAAGGTGCCGGTGGATTATTGGTACCACCATATCAATCAAGGTACCTCATGTTACTTTCTGGCATCACACGCTCACACACGTACGGTGGATCTTTGTTGTAGGACAGGTGTTAGCACAATGCAAATGCTCTTCGCCCTTTACACTCAACCACTACTTATAGTATATAGCTGCCATGCATCCATCCACCCTTTGATTGAAAGGGATCTCGAGACCATCATCATCGTCTTGAGCAGATATATAGTAGCCAGCCAGAGGTACGTGCACAGTGAGGCTGGATCGGTGCAGCGACGTAGCCCTTTTCAGGTGTCACCAATTCTTTAGCCCGGCCGTGTGTGGCCAAAGTTTCGGCACATGTTGCCGCGGATACTGTCCACTAGATACTACACCAGATCAATCATGCAGGCCAGGAGCTGGAAGAACAAAGACGAGAGGGGGAACGTGCACGCCCAAGTTGTACGTTCCCGCTGCGTGTTTGCTTGCTCTATAAACTGATGCCGCCAACAGGGGAGAGGTGGTTGCCGCCATGCGTGCCTTATTGAGATGCGTCTCCGTGGCTTGGTTTAGTTTGGAATCTTGCTGGTGTTGGAGAAGAAGACGCGAGGAGAGAGAAGTGGTCGTCGATCACTCGAGCTAGTAGTAGCTGTAGGTagtagcttgtaggccggtgaCTGCATCTTTCAAACTTTGGTCGCTGGGGAATCAATTACGTCTCAACAGTCAACACCTAGAGAATGTGCTGTGCCCGTACAAGAATAATCTGCATACAGATACGTCCATGTCGTGGTTCGAGAGGTGATTCTCCAGCGAATGTGCTTTGAAGGATATATCAAAGGGTTCAGAGGAGCCAGAGAGTTGTTTATCCACTGTCCGCTCTGTCCCTGTTGCTCTGTTGCAACAGGAAAGGCGAACATGTTCTTCCAGAAGACAAAAATAAAGATGTCTAGAGCCTAAAAACAATTTGGCCCAGAGCATAGCGAGCTGTAAGGCCCAGAGCTTCCGACGTTAGAATTACAGGGCCGCGGCCCACGTAGACATGGCCCTTTCCCACCTTTCCGCGCACCGCGATTTCGCACCGCGTGGCGTCTCCCTCGCTCACGTCGCTGCCAAGTGCCAAGTTTTTTCACCGCTTTTTCCTGAGGCTTTGCGCCCTCCCCTCCACCGACCGCTCGCCCCCTCGCCGCCTCCCGTTCCGGTCTAGGGTTTATACCGTTCGCCTCTCGCCCCCCCACTTCCGAATCGTCGGCGTCTCCGCAGGTTGGTGCTTATCAATCTATCGAGCTCGACGCCCTTCGAATCTTCTCCCGTGGAGTTCTGTTGGTTGATTCGCtggtaatttttatttttatttttggtaAGGTTCGCCGCGCCCAAAGGGGACAACAGGGTTTTTGGGGGCGGACGGCAAGGGTGTCAAAGTGTGGTTgatagagagggaggagagacgATGAGGCCGGTGTTCTGCGGCAACTTCGACTACGACACGCGCCAGTATGACCTGGAGGGCCTCTTCTCCAAGGACGGCCCCATCCGCCGCATCGACATGAAGTCAGGTATTCGATCTCTTCCCTCCCTGTCTCTCTTCCTTGCTAGTCCGGTGCTCAAATTTAATACTGGGGGAAAATGCTGCTTGTTTGGCCACCAACACAAGTGCCTAATGAATAATATTAATTATGCGCGTCCTAAATCTAATCCTATAATGCAGTATCTGGAGTCAGGAGCACTGGTTTGTATTATTGTGTTGTGACCGCACTATGAACATATGTGTCCTAGAATTCCACAACAAGTCTTGCTCTAGACCTTGTACATCATATATGTGTAGTCCAATTATCTTCTTGCTTGCTATAGCGCTATGCCTTGCCACTGGGAGTATGCATGTCTGTAAATTTGCATCTGTGCCTTATGTTTATGATATACTACTATTTCTGGTGCGGGGAAGGGAAATCCTGAAAGTCCTTGCTcaatttctccatcaatgtatCTGTTGTAGGCTATGCTTTCATTTACTTTGAAGACGAGCGCGATGCAGAGGATGCTATAAGGCGTCTCGACAATGTGTCTTTTGGCCATAGCAGGCGCAGGCTCTCTGTAGAATGGTCAAGGGTAATTTCTTGTCTCTACATGGCTGGGATATTTTCGCACTTCCATTTTCTCTATGAGCAACATTAATAAATTTGCTAATCACCAACATTCATATGTTTTAATAAATTTCTTGTCTCTACCTGGCTGGGATATTTTCGCACTTCCATTTTCTCTATGACCAACATTAATAAATTTGCTAATCACCAACATTCGTATGTTTTAATTTGCTCAGCAAGTCGAGCCTGTGTCAAGGAGCCGTGATAGGCCTACTGGGGATGTAAAGCCAACTAGAACTCTCTTCGT encodes the following:
- the LOC101772029 gene encoding WD repeat-containing protein 44, translating into MARFLGAGEEQEEFFDSREVLSPASVSSPASSGRRDDGCLFDESLLEVWVRDPCSVQERRQRFAKSMGLLDPSSHGARADEEPCSRLEATEEILPASPSADLFSAAPTFACRGGEPTASGDDGAGTEELECVFKNLDDGTVFVVDEMGKDGSFRSLRERRSNRTVTAAEFEQTFGSSPFIRELMRRVDDSDEPSTPEKTLMRRKWRRRLGWLRRLGIGACVVDAEEDDEINSTSSSSCRSCSGKVDRVKVRPYKKRSKELSAVYKGQVIKAHEGAIVTMKFSPDGQYLATGGEDGVVRVWRVVEGERPDDRDFVEDDPSCVFFTVNENSELAPISSCEGGKSKHSKSSKGAADPACVLIPHRTFALSEDPVHEFHGHDDVILDLSWSKNRELLSASMDKTVRLWKVGCNSCLKVFSHNNYVTCIQFKPTNDDYFISGCIDGMVRIWDVPRCQVVDWADSKEIVTAVCYRPDGKGAVVGTLTGNCRYYDVSENHLELESQVPLHGRKKSPLKRIIGFQYCPSDPKKLMVTSGDSQVRILDGVHVVSNYKGLRSSSQVAASFTPDGDHIISASDDSSIYMWNYANQIAPITSRVKTIWSYERFFCNDVSVAIPWNASPAKSSISLACNIPSSRQEVSDEFRNLQDSTSHCHAEDSLGGDNLYQLPSGNFTLSSAFFAESVPRGTATWPEEQLPSNSVTPSSTLRKSQYKFLKTSCQSAASHAWGQVIVTAGWDGHIRSFQNYGLPVQV